DNA sequence from the Labrus bergylta chromosome 13, fLabBer1.1, whole genome shotgun sequence genome:
caaagacgtgacatgacatgaaacatttgccacaaaattacccccccccccccccccatacatatatattaacctgaaaaaaagatttaaagaatacctctagatgaatcaaacttaaactgtgcaattaaaaatacacttatacaagaaatgtacataacagTGCAAAAATGCATCCATACTGCTCTCACAGGTTTCTCTCAGGGCACCACACTCTGGTGGCTAAAAGCCTGActaaaagtttattttgaattacAGTCCTGGAAATAGGTTTTTGTGGTCTCCATTGCCCGCTGTTTTAGATTTAAGTGGGGGCTCAAACTTTTTCGACGACATATAGCCAGTGCAGCAAAATAGTTTTCCTCCAACACCAGAGACAAACTATTTGAAAGTTTACATTCAGTTGGTGTAAGTCAGCGTTAAAAGAACTAATTCATGTCTCCTTTTCTGTCATTTCCATGATCGTCAGGATGTGTGTCTGAAAGTGGACTGACTGGTTGCCAGTCATGGAGCCTGAGCTGAACTGCAGCTCCCAGTGTGATTCCTCGCTCTGCTTCATCCACGCAGGAGTCAGCAGGCAGGAGGGCCTCGACGTCCTGCAGAGACTATGTGGTCTCAGCACGgtacccaaacacaaacacacattcatccaCATGCACTTCAACACAACAACCCCAATAACAGCAAGTAGACTGAAAAAAGTACACATATCTTCAgagtattaataataatatcacAGTTATAAGGAGACATTCTTACACAAGTAAACATATTGTGTACATGCACCAAGAGGCATCATCACACAGGGCTGACACAGACCTTTAGACTGACAAATAGCTTCATTGAATTCAACATGGCTGACAAGAAGTTTAAAGGCTAAGGGATATCATACATAGCAGAAATAAGCCTTGAGCTTCAGCCTATTCCTGTTTTGGTCATTGAGTGTTTGAATGTTATTGTGTGAAGTGTAAACATgcaaagttttttgtttctatttctgtaAGTGGACTTTTTGCACAAATATTTTTGACTCTTGTTATTCTTTAATGaatgaccaaaataaaaaatcaaccacaaaaaatcacattaatgACATAACAATGATCTGTGGCTTTTGCCATAAATCCCTCACTTCAACCatgcaaataaaatgtaaaaaaaaaaagccgaaCCAACTGGAATCTGTTAATTGACCGTTTTCAAACAGGGACTATTTTTACTACTGTTATACGTCTGTGTTCCTCGTTGGTAATTGCATAAATTGAAGGTTTCTTAAAATTCGTCATCATTTCACCACTTTTCAATTGATTAAAGACAATGAAATTGAAATTTAGAAGTTTAATCTTGCCTTATTTTAAGTTGAATAACATATTTTATGATTAGCTTAATTCAGAATATAGCTAATGCTAACACATCCATTCATTAGCAAATATTACAGTAAGCTAGGAAATTAACATTTGTCAGTGATGAACTAATTAATAAGAAATGCGTGACTACCTAGCTACTGTTATGCTAGCTAGGACTTTACTTCCAAGCTAACATGATGTTAGCTAGGAAGTGGTTGTATCCTAGCATTAGCTGTAGCTAGCGGTTAATCAAATAGGTTGCACTTAGAAACGTGGCCTGATGTACCTCGGAAATGTTATCCCATAAAAGTAATTTCAGTACGTATTCATGGCCTAGCAGTGACTAAGGTGGATTACCATCACACAATTCAGAAAGAATAGTTTGGGGAAAATTGATGTTGATAGAGCCGAGTTTAGTGTCAtccatgggcggttctaggcaggggccaacaggggccaacaggggccaacaggggccaacaggggccccTGTagcactgagcttggtcccccctgtggccacccctccaaaaggaagaacccccctaataacacatactgaaacaaatatgaatcatggtatttaatgttgtggtatttaacATATTATTTggcattttatatatatatatatatatatatatttatttattttaaagcgatcctctttgtgtatttttcaccatggtttaatgttcccctctgacaaaacaactggccccagtttggccccctcagtaaaagtggtctagaaccgccactggtGTCATCTCAGTTACTGgtcctttaagaaaaagagtGAGCGGAGCCGGCGGCAACATGAGGTGGTGCACGGGGAAGTCAAATGTGACTTTCAAAATAGAAATTACAGTTGTAGAGAAACTGTGGCAGGGGGCACAAACTCTCACAGACTCCTTTCCTCTTCATGCCACAACACAGTGAAGTGAGGTGAGTGATCTCTGAGTTTATAGGCTCATTAGCATTAGTTTTAAATATCATCTTtatagtaatgctaagttaaatcctggttgtatatattctcattcttagttttgatatttttagtacttatttactttgtatttaatattatattgtgtttagattagatttgtgtgtttggacaacctgctgctgtaacgccacaatttcccagtttaggatcaataaagtcattctattctattctattctattctattctatttaccCATCAGGGAAAGGAACAGTTAGCACCaccatgtttgtctttgtcatgGTACTATAAATATGAGAAGATATGAGATTTGAAAGTAATTTTTTGTtacttatattgttttatttagtttagaAAAGTGTCCAATCAATTCCTTTTGTAAACTCGTCTGTTGAACTTAGTTGGCATGAAGAATGTTCTGGGATACAGAAATATCCTTTGATGAAATGTGACACCAGGATACTATTTGTGGACATAGCTCAAGAGACACAACTGTTTCCAAACCTATAAAGTTTAacggaaggaaaaaaaaaaaaagcactggtCCCACCTGCTTTTtctttctggattttttttctccaggtaTGGCTTCTGCTGACAGCGTGCTGTCTGAAGAGCAGCTCCTTTGCCCCATCTGTCTGGATTTGTTAAACCTACCCGTCTCCACCCCTTGTGGGCATAACTTCTGCAGGGACTGCATCCAAGGATACTGGCAGAGTGCAAACCTGTCGCAGTGCCCGGTGTGCAAGCAGAAGTTCTACAGACGGCCCGAGCTCAAAGTCAACACCTTCATCTCTGAGGTCGCTTCACAGTTCAAGAAGTCgctggagcagagagagagaaataatgcTGGAGCGGGCGACCGATATTCAGGACATAACGGGGGAGTTTCATGTGACGTGTGTGTCGGGAAACGGGTAAAGGCGCTTCAATCCTGCCTCGATTGTTTGGCCTCGTTCTGCGAGACTCACCTGGAGCCGCATCGCGTTCTGAGCAACTTCAAGAAACACCGTCTGATCGAGCCTGTGATGAGCATGCAGGACAGGGTGTGTGAGAAACATGAGAAACTCTTTGGACTGTTCTGTCACACCGACCAGACGTATGTGTGCGACATGTGCGTTAAGAACGACCACAAAGCTCACCGCAGCGTGCCCATAGACGAGGAGAGCAAGAACAGGAGAGCTCAGATTTCTGGGCTGAACGCCCAAGTAGAGAAAATGATCAGCGACCGACTTCAGAAAATCAGCGAGATCGATCAAGCCTTTCAGCTCAGCACGGAGAACGCAGAAAACGAGCTGGAGGAGAGTTTGAAGGTCTTCGTCAAACTTCTTCACCTCATTCAAAAAGGCCAAGCCGAGGCGGTGGAGGTGATCGGTTCGAAACAAAGGCGAGTTAAAAGCGACGCCGGTCGACTCACCGCCGAGCTGAAGCGGGAGGTCGACGAGTTGAGGCGGAGAAACGCAGAGCTGGAGAAGCTCTCGAGCGCCGAGGACGATCTCTTTTTTCTGAAGAGCTTCGGAGCTTTCACAACGCCGCCGGCCGCTAAAGACTGGTCCAGCACGTGCATGGAGACCGCCGTTTATGTGGGCACACTGAGACGAGCGGTCAGGCGAGTGGCCTGTCAGCTGGAGGAGACTGTTAAAGTGGAggtgaagaggctgtgtgaggtgGAGTTGCGGCGGGCCCGGCAGTGCGCTGTCGACGTGACTCTGGATCCTGATACGGCTCATCCCAAACTGTTGCtgactgaaaacagaaaacaggttCATCACGGTGACGTCGCTCTAAACCTCCCAGACAACCCCAAGAGGTTTTACCCCGGCGTCAGCGTCTTGGGGAGGGAAGGTTTCTCCTCTGGAAGGTTCTACTACGAGGTCCAGGTGAAGGGGAAGAAGGAGTGGGACGTTGGGGTCGCGCTGGAATCTGTGAGTAGAAAAGGAGGGAATACACTGAACCCTGAGAGCGGCTTCTGGGCCGTCGGGATGAGACAGGACGAGAGCTACTGGGCCCTCGGCGGCACGCCCGTCCATCTGCCGCTGGTCGAAAAGCCCCACAGAGTCGGGGTGTATGTGGATCTGGAGGCGGGGCAGGTTTCTTTTTACAACGTGGACTCCGCCTCTCACATCTACTCGTTCACTGGATACTCGTTCAGTGAAAGACTCCTCCCCTACTTTAACCCTCGACGTAATCACGGCGGGGTCAACTCTGCTCCCCTGATCATCCTGCCTGTCAATGTGTGAAATACATTTAaccatttaaagtctttattcacacttaaatatataaatcaagtctctcctctgaaaataactctgtgagtcatgactgtctacaatgggtgtaacacccgagtcccactgtctgtgatgttttcagagttttcagagtcctatcttcactttgtttacatcgcctttttttaaattattttgttcaTAAGAGTTTGCATCTGAAAGTGTCAAAATCACTTTTAATCTATATtcaaaatattacaaattcaGCTTCTGCAAACATTCCTGATATCCGGTTAGAGTTTAGTATATTTATGACATTTGAAAGTCTACAATCAAATCATATGATAAGTGACAAAGCAGCTATTTAAGAGTGTCGACCGCAGGGGTTTACAGATTGTCGCTTTAGTCTATTTTCAGCTGCAGGAGTTAAGCGATGGTTGATTATCTATTTAGTGCGACAGGTGATATCTATAACAGTAAATACCTAGCTTTGCTACAGGGCTTTCATTTAGCATGGCAGCCATGTCTTATTTACATCATCCAAAGCTTTgagaacacaaagagacaccTAAAGCTAAGGATGCATGTGTAGACTTACTATCATGTGGATCACAAGGAATTTTTAATCAATCAGTAACCATCTCTAAAACCTCCATTCATTAACAGAATTCCTGCTTTCTCTCCTGATTCTAACTCAGGTGACTAAcacatatttttgtttgtgttcgGAGTCCAGGGGATGTCAATCAAAACTTGAGAAGTGGTCTTAACATCAAATTGAGCTGTTTTTATGAGTTGGATTTTCGGATAGTTTAGATCAGTGTTTCCCAACGAGTGGGCCGCTGCCCCCTGGTGGGCTGTGttggtactgcaggtgggctgtgaaaagccctccaccaagtataaaaataacagaaatataacaataatgatgattaacCATGAGTCAACCTTTAAGTGATGAGTAaggcgtgtcatgactattcatggacataatgttcaGTAAACTTTTGCGTCTATCTTgtcataatatcatgttgtcatgtccaataatttaccctaACTGAAAGTGAGAGCTGTagtcaaaacttttattttataacgaGCCCCGGagtcattttgtatttcaaagtgggccgcggcagttttaagtttgggaaaggctggaCTAGAGTGTTAATTTTCACTTACATTTATGATATATGTATTTTCAATAGTTTGATTCAAATTTCCACACAGTTGAATCTGTGTCTGTTTCCAGaatgctttaaatgtttttttttaccctttatCATGTTCACAtaaaagtggaaaaataaaaaatgaagtgtGATGTTTGTTGCTCCTTTTGctttaataaagtaaaaatacttACCTGTACCATGTGTGAGTCGTTTTCCTTGCAAGTGTCTccattaaatatataaaaatatatgatTTATAACCCCATTACAAACAAACGGATCATGTACGTGTGTTAGCTACACTGACACAACTTGTGCCATGATTTTAAAGAGTTTGCATGTGGTCGTGTGTGCAGGCGGCGGTGGAGCTCCCGAGgcgctctctctccccggtGTTATGTGCTGTGATGTGGACTCTCCTCTCCTGTGGCATCCTGCTcgctttcctcttcctcctcttcaccctgcGCTTCAAAAACAACAGGTTAGACCCTCAAAGTGAAATAagtacacaacaaacaaaaagtgaatattACAGAATGAAACAGTCAGCTGTgtttatagaatagaatagaacagaattacttttttgatcccaaactgggaaattgtggcgttacagcagcaggttatccaaacacacaacatgagcaaaaaacacaatattagcaaatttaaacacaatataatattaaatacaaagtaaataagcactaaaaatataaaaactaagaatgagaatatatacaaccaggatttaacttctaatcttaaatatgaaaaattaaatacaacattctTTGCTGGAGGtagatgtaaatgtgtaaaaacagggttgtaaatgaacagtattgacatagggagctgtGCAGTCAGTGATACagaagttaaagtgcatgagtgtagacatattatcagcagaaactattcaatatgtTGGCGAGTAGACTGAGAGAGTGcagggatcatttgtaaatttaacatgtgcagaacagattacactctggagagacagatattatcatgatgaaaatgtgtgttatgtgttgttatgtttatgtgtgttgttACTGAATTTTTTTTAGGATAGTGAAGATGTCCAGTCCCAACCTGAACGTCCTCACCCTCATTGGAAGTATCCTCACCTACATCAGCGGCTTTTTGTTTGCTGCTgatcaacaaacacactcacaaggTGGAGCGTCTACAGCTCTGCTACAGGTAAgacctccactctctctctctctctttctctctctctctctctctctctctctctctctctctctccctctctctctctctccctctctctccctctctctctctctctctctctctctctctctctctctctctctctctctcgttcctTCACATTATTCTCGGATAAATCAGTTTTTGGGTAAAATGTGCAGTTCCCTCTCTTTCAGGCTCGGATGTGGACCCTTTGTGTGGGCAGTACTCTGGTGTTTGGACCTATTCTGGGGAAGACGTGGAGACTGTACCGAGTGTTCACACAGCGGGTGCCTGACAAGAGAGTGGTGAGCGTGCTCCCCTGGCCCTCTGGTGGTCATGTCTGTTTCCAGCATGAAGGAGCCTGTGTTGAGTTATCtagtagatagatagatagatagatagatagatagatagatagatagatagatagagagatagatagagagatagagagatagatagagagatagatagagagatagatagatagagagatagagagatcgatagatagatagatagatagatagatagatagatagatactttattgatcccgagtgaaattcaaatcatccagtagcaggttacaaagacgtgacatgaaacatttgttacaaattaaccacaaaaccgacgcgccccccccccccccccccccccccccccccatacatatatattaacccgaaaaatagatttaaagaatttaaacaagaacctataaacagttgagggaaaaaaaatctgtaattagacctgattataaaaaataaaaaaagtgttgaccttctgaagttgtgttgtttatatatgtacagaaatgttcaaaaagaagaaagtgcAAAATTATCAAAACACAAATTATTAAATAACAGTTAGTGCAAAACATTAAGTGTTTACATgcatatatacttttttttctctctaactaatttttcatttatttatatttttgtttgttttctcactaAGTTCCTCACTTTAATGCATCACGCTGCCACGAACACATTTCCCACCTTTCTAACACACTAcctgaacaaaaaaatcattgcttgactttcatctcatttaaatgtattttgtttgtgttgttactctgtatctttgcttatgttttgctatttttatttttatttttatttttatttttatttttatttttagtctttGTTTGTTCTCGCTGTAGTTGTCAAGTGTAGTgtagctcgtgaatgaaaaacATCATAACTGAGTTATGAAGGAAACAAAGGAGTTGTACATGGTGTATGGTTTATTAGACTTTTCTGAATGGCAAAGATTTCAGTAAAACAGCAAAAGACGACGTAGAAGTGGATACATAGAATCCAGAAATCAACTCTTATACCTGCTGATTTTCACAACATGTATGTGCACTGAACAAAATCTATCTTGCCTTTTActaactatatatatatatatttttttatttattccttaTTTGTGTGTTGTGGTCTTTAATAGTACGACTGATATctagaaatcattttaaaatatctcAGTGGTATATTAGCCATttgcaaaatcattttttattgtctgtggcctaaaaaaaaaaaattctatctGATGTGTCGCACTATATAAAGTATTTTGATACAACCCTCGATACAGAAATATAATTTCTCAGTCTGAAATTTGAGACTTAACAAGTCTAGACGTGCTCTCTGAGGGCTTTTTTAGTTTGTCCcataacatgtttacatcagtcACATCTACATGAGACTTTCTGTGTTCCCTTAACGGTAACATTTATGTCAAAATGCTTCTTCATTCTTTATAACTGCATGACTTTGTTTAGAGTGTTGATGACTCTATTTTCTGTCTCAGATCATCCGAGACATCCAGCTGATGGGGATGGTGGCTCTGTTGATCCTGGTGGACTTTCTGGTTCTCACTGCCTGGAACCTGGCAGACCCTGTTAGGTGTTCCCGATCTGTCAGCGCTGTTGTAAAGGTACAATCTGAGTGTGTAGATTTAACACTGTACTTGCAAGAAATCACAGGTTTTAAGACTGCACATTGCTCATACTGAAAAAAAGTATCTAAACTTTGAAGACATAAtctcactgttttgttttgtttcctggtCCAGGTGGTGGAGAGAGACATTTCCTACTCTTTATCTCAGCTGGACACCTGTTCTTCTTCATACTCGGATCTGTGGACCGTCCTCATTGCTGTTCAGAAGGTGAGAAAACTTTCTTCCACTGAAATTCAGCGATAAAATGAACCGTTCATTTTTATGGTAATTCTATTTCCAATATTCTATTTAATGGTTTTTCTATTTCCTAAAACATTTGGTGTTTTCAGTCATCCCCCAAAACTCCTGAGAATTTCCCAA
Encoded proteins:
- the LOC110003143 gene encoding E3 ubiquitin-protein ligase TRIM68-like, translated to MASADSVLSEEQLLCPICLDLLNLPVSTPCGHNFCRDCIQGYWQSANLSQCPVCKQKFYRRPELKVNTFISEVASQFKKSLEQRERNNAGAGDRYSGHNGGVSCDVCVGKRVKALQSCLDCLASFCETHLEPHRVLSNFKKHRLIEPVMSMQDRVCEKHEKLFGLFCHTDQTYVCDMCVKNDHKAHRSVPIDEESKNRRAQISGLNAQVEKMISDRLQKISEIDQAFQLSTENAENELEESLKVFVKLLHLIQKGQAEAVEVIGSKQRRVKSDAGRLTAELKREVDELRRRNAELEKLSSAEDDLFFLKSFGAFTTPPAAKDWSSTCMETAVYVGTLRRAVRRVACQLEETVKVEVKRLCEVELRRARQCAVDVTLDPDTAHPKLLLTENRKQVHHGDVALNLPDNPKRFYPGVSVLGREGFSSGRFYYEVQVKGKKEWDVGVALESVSRKGGNTLNPESGFWAVGMRQDESYWALGGTPVHLPLVEKPHRVGVYVDLEAGQVSFYNVDSASHIYSFTGYSFSERLLPYFNPRRNHGGVNSAPLIILPVNV